In one window of Megalopta genalis isolate 19385.01 chromosome 8, iyMegGena1_principal, whole genome shotgun sequence DNA:
- the LOC117217664 gene encoding uncharacterized protein LOC117217664 isoform X2 produces MVPNEELKNKIDSIYTACATSINANSIRDQDKLLNHVWSITKHSLQEHLLSYNPDIIITFTLKFYLHYNKTLRHTHNICEWKRRRKRRFAKECYNNLLKIYIPEKSKEILQAVVNTIYEEKLWEFETDCFEVLCTLLESGVSGALMFHIIWDKIENPNINPENTRRIIRILYELLDVYDWPDSYDTILVIERILNLFYISVTDTKLNNHITPYATLKKGLEVCIINMVKHVCNDHLLIIVQHMCSWAVEPGMTDEIILEFGSTLEYTAYMHEVALYEKTLTPKVFPLLMDMIASKSKIISLLGNRVIQYLIDRKENKMNFDTPKIFFENNQFDLTIGECLKEDKLFCKLHREILHDSILKTAAIVCLIMNLQDMTLRKGKHQAGVSYHLHAIIIAIMSLLCWVHKAKVFYEYVNKIMLERAQWAPHLNPPIQSQYNFAAHHILWDKPDLFFVDWEARYGLWKCFRLRETDDYTNEL; encoded by the exons ATGGTtccaaatgaagaattgaaaaataaaatagattccATATATACAGCATGTGCCACCTCTATTAATGCAAATTCGATACGAGATCAGGATAAACTATTAAACCATGTATGGAGCATAACAAAACATTCATTACAAGAACATCTATTAAGTTACAATCCagatattataattacatttactcttaaattttatttacattacAATAAAACACTGCGCCATACTCATAATATATGTGAATGGAAACGACGGCGGAAACGTCGCTTTGCTAAAGAgtgttataataatttattaaaaatttatattcctGAAAAGTCTAAAGAAATTTTGCAAGCAGTAGTTAATACGATTTATGAAGAGAAGCTCTGGGAATTTGAAACTGATTGCTTTGAGGTACTATGTACTTTGTTAGAAAGTGGTGTTAGTGGAGCgctaatgttccatataatatGGGATAAAATTGAAAATCCAAATATAAATCCAGAAAACACAAGAAGAATTATAAGAATATTGTATGAATTGTTGGATGTATATGATTGGCCAGATTCTTATGACACCATATTAGTCATTGAAAGAATCCTAAATCTTTTTTACATAAGTGTAACTGATACAAAATTAAATAACCATATTACTCCATATGCAACGTTAAAGAAGGGCCTAGAAGTATGCATTATAAACATGGTAAAACACGTGTGCAATGATCACCTTTTAATTATAGTGCAACATATGTGCTCATGGGCTGTTGAGCCAGGAATGACTgatgaaattattttagaatttggAAGCACACTTGAATATACAGCTTATATGCATGAAGTTGCATTATATGAGAAGACTTTGACTCCTAAAGTGTTTCCATTACTCATGGATATGATAGCATCAAAAAGCAAAATAATAAGCTTACTAGGTAATAGagtaatacaatatttaattgatagaaaagaaaacaaaatgaatttcgatacaccaaaaatattttttgaaaacAATCAATTCGATTTGACAATAGGAGAGTGTCTTaaagaagataaattgttcTGCAAGCTTCATAGGGAGATTTTACACGATAGTATTTTAAAAA CAGCTGCTATAGTCTGCCTTATAATGAATCTTCAAGACATGACTTTAAGAAAAGGAAAACATCAAGCTGGAGTATCTTATCACCTGCATGCCATAATAATCGCAATTATGTCTCTTTTATGTTGGGTTCATAAAGCCAAAGTATTTTATGAGTatgtaaacaaaattatgttagAGAGAGCACAATGGGCTCCACATTTAAATCCACCTATTCAATCTCAATATAATTTTGCAGCACATCATATACTTTGGGATAAGCCAGATTTATTTTTTGTAGATTGGGAGGCTCGTTATGGTCTATGGAAATGTTTCAGACTACGTGAAACCGATGATTACACGAATGAACTATGA
- the LOC117217664 gene encoding uncharacterized protein LOC117217664 isoform X6, with the protein MVPNEELKNKIDSIYTACATSINANSIRDQDKLLNHVWSITKHSLQEHLLSYNPDIIITFTLKFYLHYNKTLRHTHNICEWKRRRKRRFAKECYNNLLKIYIPEKSKEILQAVVNTIYEEKLWEFETDCFEVLCTLLESGVSGALMFHIIWDKIENPNINPENTRRIIRILYELLDVYDWPDSYDTILVIERILNLFYISVTDTKLNNHITPYATLKKGLEVCIINMVKHVCNDHLLIIVQHMCSWAVEPGMTDEIILEFGSTLEYTAYMHEVALYEKTLTPKVFPLLMDMIASKSKIISLLAAAIVCLIMNLQDMTLRKGKHQAGVSYHLHAIIIAIMSLLCWVHKAKVFYEYVNKIMLERAQWAPHLNPPIQSQYNFAAHHILWDKPDLFFVDWEARYGLWKCFRLRETDDYTNEL; encoded by the exons ATGGTtccaaatgaagaattgaaaaataaaatagattccATATATACAGCATGTGCCACCTCTATTAATGCAAATTCGATACGAGATCAGGATAAACTATTAAACCATGTATGGAGCATAACAAAACATTCATTACAAGAACATCTATTAAGTTACAATCCagatattataattacatttactcttaaattttatttacattacAATAAAACACTGCGCCATACTCATAATATATGTGAATGGAAACGACGGCGGAAACGTCGCTTTGCTAAAGAgtgttataataatttattaaaaatttatattcctGAAAAGTCTAAAGAAATTTTGCAAGCAGTAGTTAATACGATTTATGAAGAGAAGCTCTGGGAATTTGAAACTGATTGCTTTGAGGTACTATGTACTTTGTTAGAAAGTGGTGTTAGTGGAGCgctaatgttccatataatatGGGATAAAATTGAAAATCCAAATATAAATCCAGAAAACACAAGAAGAATTATAAGAATATTGTATGAATTGTTGGATGTATATGATTGGCCAGATTCTTATGACACCATATTAGTCATTGAAAGAATCCTAAATCTTTTTTACATAAGTGTAACTGATACAAAATTAAATAACCATATTACTCCATATGCAACGTTAAAGAAGGGCCTAGAAGTATGCATTATAAACATGGTAAAACACGTGTGCAATGATCACCTTTTAATTATAGTGCAACATATGTGCTCATGGGCTGTTGAGCCAGGAATGACTgatgaaattattttagaatttggAAGCACACTTGAATATACAGCTTATATGCATGAAGTTGCATTATATGAGAAGACTTTGACTCCTAAAGTGTTTCCATTACTCATGGATATGATAGCATCAAAAAGCAAAATAATAAGCTTACTAG CAGCTGCTATAGTCTGCCTTATAATGAATCTTCAAGACATGACTTTAAGAAAAGGAAAACATCAAGCTGGAGTATCTTATCACCTGCATGCCATAATAATCGCAATTATGTCTCTTTTATGTTGGGTTCATAAAGCCAAAGTATTTTATGAGTatgtaaacaaaattatgttagAGAGAGCACAATGGGCTCCACATTTAAATCCACCTATTCAATCTCAATATAATTTTGCAGCACATCATATACTTTGGGATAAGCCAGATTTATTTTTTGTAGATTGGGAGGCTCGTTATGGTCTATGGAAATGTTTCAGACTACGTGAAACCGATGATTACACGAATGAACTATGA
- the LOC117217664 gene encoding uncharacterized protein LOC117217664 isoform X1 encodes MVPNEELKNKIDSIYTACATSINANSIRDQDKLLNHVWSITKHSLQEHLLSYNPDIIITFTLKFYLHYNKTLRHTHNICEWKRRRKRRFAKECYNNLLKIYIPEKSKEILQAVVNTIYEEKLWEFETDCFEVLCTLLESGVSGALMFHIIWDKIENPNINPENTRRIIRILYELLDVYDWPDSYDTILVIERILNLFYISVTDTKLNNHITPYATLKKGLEVCIINMVKHVCNDHLLIIVQHMCSWAVEPGMTDEIILEFGSTLEYTAYMHEVALYEKTLTPKVFPLLMDMIASKSKIISLLGNRVIQYLIDRKENKMNFDTPKIFFENNQFDLTIGECLKEDKLFCKLHREILHDSILKSIINHCSSRMNLETTYCTICLFVIEIPCGFTAAAIVCLIMNLQDMTLRKGKHQAGVSYHLHAIIIAIMSLLCWVHKAKVFYEYVNKIMLERAQWAPHLNPPIQSQYNFAAHHILWDKPDLFFVDWEARYGLWKCFRLRETDDYTNEL; translated from the coding sequence ATGGTtccaaatgaagaattgaaaaataaaatagattccATATATACAGCATGTGCCACCTCTATTAATGCAAATTCGATACGAGATCAGGATAAACTATTAAACCATGTATGGAGCATAACAAAACATTCATTACAAGAACATCTATTAAGTTACAATCCagatattataattacatttactcttaaattttatttacattacAATAAAACACTGCGCCATACTCATAATATATGTGAATGGAAACGACGGCGGAAACGTCGCTTTGCTAAAGAgtgttataataatttattaaaaatttatattcctGAAAAGTCTAAAGAAATTTTGCAAGCAGTAGTTAATACGATTTATGAAGAGAAGCTCTGGGAATTTGAAACTGATTGCTTTGAGGTACTATGTACTTTGTTAGAAAGTGGTGTTAGTGGAGCgctaatgttccatataatatGGGATAAAATTGAAAATCCAAATATAAATCCAGAAAACACAAGAAGAATTATAAGAATATTGTATGAATTGTTGGATGTATATGATTGGCCAGATTCTTATGACACCATATTAGTCATTGAAAGAATCCTAAATCTTTTTTACATAAGTGTAACTGATACAAAATTAAATAACCATATTACTCCATATGCAACGTTAAAGAAGGGCCTAGAAGTATGCATTATAAACATGGTAAAACACGTGTGCAATGATCACCTTTTAATTATAGTGCAACATATGTGCTCATGGGCTGTTGAGCCAGGAATGACTgatgaaattattttagaatttggAAGCACACTTGAATATACAGCTTATATGCATGAAGTTGCATTATATGAGAAGACTTTGACTCCTAAAGTGTTTCCATTACTCATGGATATGATAGCATCAAAAAGCAAAATAATAAGCTTACTAGGTAATAGagtaatacaatatttaattgatagaaaagaaaacaaaatgaatttcgatacaccaaaaatattttttgaaaacAATCAATTCGATTTGACAATAGGAGAGTGTCTTaaagaagataaattgttcTGCAAGCTTCATAGGGAGATTTTACACGATAGTATTTTAAAAAGTATTATAAACCATTGCTCGTCACGTATGAATTTAGAAACAACATACTGCACAATTTGTTTGTTCGTAATAGAAATTCCATGTGGATTTACAGCAGCTGCTATAGTCTGCCTTATAATGAATCTTCAAGACATGACTTTAAGAAAAGGAAAACATCAAGCTGGAGTATCTTATCACCTGCATGCCATAATAATCGCAATTATGTCTCTTTTATGTTGGGTTCATAAAGCCAAAGTATTTTATGAGTatgtaaacaaaattatgttagAGAGAGCACAATGGGCTCCACATTTAAATCCACCTATTCAATCTCAATATAATTTTGCAGCACATCATATACTTTGGGATAAGCCAGATTTATTTTTTGTAGATTGGGAGGCTCGTTATGGTCTATGGAAATGTTTCAGACTACGTGAAACCGATGATTACACGAATGAACTATGA
- the LOC117217664 gene encoding uncharacterized protein LOC117217664 isoform X5, producing MVPNEELKNKIDSIYTACATSINANSIRDQDKLLNHVWSITKHSLQEHLLSYNPDIIITFTLKFYLHYNKTLRHTHNICEWKRRRKRRFAKECYNNLLKIYIPEKSKEILQAVVNTIYEEKLWEFETDCFEVLCTLLESGVSGALMFHIIWDKIENPNINPENTRRIIRILYELLDVYDWPDSYDTILVIERILNLFYISVTDTKLNNHITPYATLKKGLEVCIINMVKHVCNDHLLIIVQHMCSWAVEPGMTDEIILEFGSTLEYTAYMHEVALYEKTLTPKVFPLLMDMIASKSKIISLLEIPCGFTAAAIVCLIMNLQDMTLRKGKHQAGVSYHLHAIIIAIMSLLCWVHKAKVFYEYVNKIMLERAQWAPHLNPPIQSQYNFAAHHILWDKPDLFFVDWEARYGLWKCFRLRETDDYTNEL from the exons ATGGTtccaaatgaagaattgaaaaataaaatagattccATATATACAGCATGTGCCACCTCTATTAATGCAAATTCGATACGAGATCAGGATAAACTATTAAACCATGTATGGAGCATAACAAAACATTCATTACAAGAACATCTATTAAGTTACAATCCagatattataattacatttactcttaaattttatttacattacAATAAAACACTGCGCCATACTCATAATATATGTGAATGGAAACGACGGCGGAAACGTCGCTTTGCTAAAGAgtgttataataatttattaaaaatttatattcctGAAAAGTCTAAAGAAATTTTGCAAGCAGTAGTTAATACGATTTATGAAGAGAAGCTCTGGGAATTTGAAACTGATTGCTTTGAGGTACTATGTACTTTGTTAGAAAGTGGTGTTAGTGGAGCgctaatgttccatataatatGGGATAAAATTGAAAATCCAAATATAAATCCAGAAAACACAAGAAGAATTATAAGAATATTGTATGAATTGTTGGATGTATATGATTGGCCAGATTCTTATGACACCATATTAGTCATTGAAAGAATCCTAAATCTTTTTTACATAAGTGTAACTGATACAAAATTAAATAACCATATTACTCCATATGCAACGTTAAAGAAGGGCCTAGAAGTATGCATTATAAACATGGTAAAACACGTGTGCAATGATCACCTTTTAATTATAGTGCAACATATGTGCTCATGGGCTGTTGAGCCAGGAATGACTgatgaaattattttagaatttggAAGCACACTTGAATATACAGCTTATATGCATGAAGTTGCATTATATGAGAAGACTTTGACTCCTAAAGTGTTTCCATTACTCATGGATATGATAGCATCAAAAAGCAAAATAATAAGCTTACTAG AAATTCCATGTGGATTTACAGCAGCTGCTATAGTCTGCCTTATAATGAATCTTCAAGACATGACTTTAAGAAAAGGAAAACATCAAGCTGGAGTATCTTATCACCTGCATGCCATAATAATCGCAATTATGTCTCTTTTATGTTGGGTTCATAAAGCCAAAGTATTTTATGAGTatgtaaacaaaattatgttagAGAGAGCACAATGGGCTCCACATTTAAATCCACCTATTCAATCTCAATATAATTTTGCAGCACATCATATACTTTGGGATAAGCCAGATTTATTTTTTGTAGATTGGGAGGCTCGTTATGGTCTATGGAAATGTTTCAGACTACGTGAAACCGATGATTACACGAATGAACTATGA
- the LOC117217664 gene encoding uncharacterized protein LOC117217664 isoform X3, with amino-acid sequence MVPNEELKNKIDSIYTACATSINANSIRDQDKLLNHVWSITKHSLQEHLLSYNPDIIITFTLKFYLHYNKTLRHTHNICEWKRRRKRRFAKECYNNLLKIYIPEKSKEILQAVVNTIYEEKLWEFETDCFEVLCTLLESGVSGALMFHIIWDKIENPNINPENTRRIIRILYELLDVYDWPDSYDTILVIERILNLFYISVTDTKLNNHITPYATLKKGLEVCIINMVKHVCNDHLLIIVQHMCSWAVEPGMTDEIILEFGSTLEYTAYMHEVALYEKTLTPKVFPLLMDMIASKSKIISLLGNRVIQYLIDRKENKMNFDTPKIFFENNQFDLTIGECLKEDKLFCKLHREILHDSILKSIINHCSSRMNLETTYCTICLFVIEIPCGFTAAAIVCLIMNLQDMTLRKGKHQAGVSYHLHAIIIAIMSLLCWVHKAKVFYELGGSLWSMEMFQTT; translated from the exons ATGGTtccaaatgaagaattgaaaaataaaatagattccATATATACAGCATGTGCCACCTCTATTAATGCAAATTCGATACGAGATCAGGATAAACTATTAAACCATGTATGGAGCATAACAAAACATTCATTACAAGAACATCTATTAAGTTACAATCCagatattataattacatttactcttaaattttatttacattacAATAAAACACTGCGCCATACTCATAATATATGTGAATGGAAACGACGGCGGAAACGTCGCTTTGCTAAAGAgtgttataataatttattaaaaatttatattcctGAAAAGTCTAAAGAAATTTTGCAAGCAGTAGTTAATACGATTTATGAAGAGAAGCTCTGGGAATTTGAAACTGATTGCTTTGAGGTACTATGTACTTTGTTAGAAAGTGGTGTTAGTGGAGCgctaatgttccatataatatGGGATAAAATTGAAAATCCAAATATAAATCCAGAAAACACAAGAAGAATTATAAGAATATTGTATGAATTGTTGGATGTATATGATTGGCCAGATTCTTATGACACCATATTAGTCATTGAAAGAATCCTAAATCTTTTTTACATAAGTGTAACTGATACAAAATTAAATAACCATATTACTCCATATGCAACGTTAAAGAAGGGCCTAGAAGTATGCATTATAAACATGGTAAAACACGTGTGCAATGATCACCTTTTAATTATAGTGCAACATATGTGCTCATGGGCTGTTGAGCCAGGAATGACTgatgaaattattttagaatttggAAGCACACTTGAATATACAGCTTATATGCATGAAGTTGCATTATATGAGAAGACTTTGACTCCTAAAGTGTTTCCATTACTCATGGATATGATAGCATCAAAAAGCAAAATAATAAGCTTACTAGGTAATAGagtaatacaatatttaattgatagaaaagaaaacaaaatgaatttcgatacaccaaaaatattttttgaaaacAATCAATTCGATTTGACAATAGGAGAGTGTCTTaaagaagataaattgttcTGCAAGCTTCATAGGGAGATTTTACACGATAGTATTTTAAAAAGTATTATAAACCATTGCTCGTCACGTATGAATTTAGAAACAACATACTGCACAATTTGTTTGTTCGTAATAGAAATTCCATGTGGATTTACAGCAGCTGCTATAGTCTGCCTTATAATGAATCTTCAAGACATGACTTTAAGAAAAGGAAAACATCAAGCTGGAGTATCTTATCACCTGCATGCCATAATAATCGCAATTATGTCTCTTTTATGTTGGGTTCATAAAGCCAAAGTATTTTATGA ATTGGGAGGCTCGTTATGGTCTATGGAAATGTTTCAGACTACGTGA
- the LOC117217664 gene encoding uncharacterized protein LOC117217664 isoform X4, which produces MVPNEELKNKIDSIYTACATSINANSIRDQDKLLNHVWSITKHSLQEHLLSYNPDIIITFTLKFYLHYNKTLRHTHNICEWKRRRKRRFAKECYNNLLKIYIPEKSKEILQAVVNTIYEEKLWEFETDCFEVLCTLLESGVSGALMFHIIWDKIENPNINPENTRRIIRILYELLDVYDWPDSYDTILVIERILNLFYISVTDTKLNNHITPYATLKKGLEVCIINMVKHVCNDHLLIIVQHMCSWAVEPGMTDEIILEFGSTLEYTAYMHEVALYEKTLTPKVFPLLMDMIASKSKIISLLGNRVIQYLIDRKENKMNFDTPKIFFENNQFDLTIGECLKEDKLFCKLHREILHDSILKSIINHCSSRMNLETTYCTICLFVIEIPCGFTAAAIVCLIMNLQDMTLRKGKHQAGVSYHLHAIIIAIMSLLCWVHKAKVFYDTSYTLG; this is translated from the exons ATGGTtccaaatgaagaattgaaaaataaaatagattccATATATACAGCATGTGCCACCTCTATTAATGCAAATTCGATACGAGATCAGGATAAACTATTAAACCATGTATGGAGCATAACAAAACATTCATTACAAGAACATCTATTAAGTTACAATCCagatattataattacatttactcttaaattttatttacattacAATAAAACACTGCGCCATACTCATAATATATGTGAATGGAAACGACGGCGGAAACGTCGCTTTGCTAAAGAgtgttataataatttattaaaaatttatattcctGAAAAGTCTAAAGAAATTTTGCAAGCAGTAGTTAATACGATTTATGAAGAGAAGCTCTGGGAATTTGAAACTGATTGCTTTGAGGTACTATGTACTTTGTTAGAAAGTGGTGTTAGTGGAGCgctaatgttccatataatatGGGATAAAATTGAAAATCCAAATATAAATCCAGAAAACACAAGAAGAATTATAAGAATATTGTATGAATTGTTGGATGTATATGATTGGCCAGATTCTTATGACACCATATTAGTCATTGAAAGAATCCTAAATCTTTTTTACATAAGTGTAACTGATACAAAATTAAATAACCATATTACTCCATATGCAACGTTAAAGAAGGGCCTAGAAGTATGCATTATAAACATGGTAAAACACGTGTGCAATGATCACCTTTTAATTATAGTGCAACATATGTGCTCATGGGCTGTTGAGCCAGGAATGACTgatgaaattattttagaatttggAAGCACACTTGAATATACAGCTTATATGCATGAAGTTGCATTATATGAGAAGACTTTGACTCCTAAAGTGTTTCCATTACTCATGGATATGATAGCATCAAAAAGCAAAATAATAAGCTTACTAGGTAATAGagtaatacaatatttaattgatagaaaagaaaacaaaatgaatttcgatacaccaaaaatattttttgaaaacAATCAATTCGATTTGACAATAGGAGAGTGTCTTaaagaagataaattgttcTGCAAGCTTCATAGGGAGATTTTACACGATAGTATTTTAAAAAGTATTATAAACCATTGCTCGTCACGTATGAATTTAGAAACAACATACTGCACAATTTGTTTGTTCGTAATAGAAATTCCATGTGGATTTACAGCAGCTGCTATAGTCTGCCTTATAATGAATCTTCAAGACATGACTTTAAGAAAAGGAAAACATCAAGCTGGAGTATCTTATCACCTGCATGCCATAATAATCGCAATTATGTCTCTTTTATGTTGGGTTCATAAAGCCAAAGTATTTTATGA CACATCATATACTTTGGGATAA